A single region of the Solanum stenotomum isolate F172 unplaced genomic scaffold, ASM1918654v1 scaffold33129, whole genome shotgun sequence genome encodes:
- the LOC125852241 gene encoding uncharacterized mitochondrial protein AtMg00810-like, protein MSQPPGFFNPNYPRHVCPFKKALYGLKQALRAWFERFKLYLRHIVFKCIRSGSSLFTIHSPAGTILLLLYVDDITVTSNNSKQIDEFVKKLSIEFSMKDLGKLSFVLSVEVIYFPNRIHLSQRKYANDLRKKVEMADAKEVSTPLVHEAIETPVDSTVYRSIIGSLQYLTLTRLDITHVVNLASQFIQNPNCVHLQVVKRILRYVKGTITQGLCITSQSSLRLYGFSYVDWAGCATRRRSTTGYIIYLGANCVFWSSRKHNTVARSSIEAEYKALVATTAYMADLHSAR, encoded by the coding sequence ATGAGTCAACCTCCAGGATTTTTTAATCCAAACTATCCAAGACATGTCTGTCCGTTTAAAAAGGCACTATATGGTCTCAAACAGGCTCTTAGAGCCTGGTTTGAAAGGTTCAAGTTGTATTTGCGCCACATTGTCTTCAAGTGCATCAGATCTGGCTCATCTCTGTTCACAATTCATAGTCCAGCAGGAACAATACTACTATTGTTATATGTAGATGACATAACTGTGACAAGCAACAACTCAAAGCAAATAGATGAATTTGTGAAGAAATTGAGCATTGAATTTTCCATGAAGGACCTTGGAAAATTAAGTTTCGTCCTAAGTGTTGAAGTTATCTACTTTCCAAATAGAATTCACTTGTCTCAAAGAAAATATGCTAATGATTTGCGCAAGAAAGTGGAGATGGCAGATGCAAAAGAAGTCTCTACTCCCTTAGTGCACGAAGCTATTGAGACTCCAGTTGATTCTACAGTATATAGAAGCATTATAGGAAGCTTACAATACTTGACACTAACCAGGCTAGATATAACTCATGTTGTGAACCTTGCAAGTCAGTTCATACAGAATCCAAATTGTGTGCATCTCCAAGTTGTAAAGAGAATACTCAGATATGTAAAGGGAACTATTACTCAAGGTTTGTGTATTACTTCTCAATCCTCACTTAGGTTGTATGGTTTCTCATATGTTGATTGGGCAGGATGTGCAACAAGAAGAAGATCCACCACTGGTTACATCATATATCTTGGTGCAAATTGTGTGTTCTGGTCCTCTCGAAAACATAACACTGTTGCAAGGTCAAGTATAGAAGCTGAGTATAAGGCCTTAGTTGCTACAACAGCTTACATGGCTGATTTGCATTCTGCAAGATag